The following proteins come from a genomic window of Micromonospora zamorensis:
- a CDS encoding bifunctional GNAT family N-acetyltransferase/acetate--CoA ligase family protein has protein sequence MTTVSQPVDVLLSDGSTVQLRPIDPSDAPGIVAMHSRFSERTRYLRYFSPYPRIPERDLIRFVTVDHRDREAFVVLAGDQIVAVGRYERLGPQAPEAEVAFVVEDAYQGRGIGSVLMEHLADAARRNGIMSFVAEVLPANGTMLRVFADFGYQVQREYADGVVHLSFPIAPTEATLEVQRGREHRTEARSIARLLAPRGIAVYGASATGQGVGAAVLGHLRDGGFTGVVVPVHPSASTVAGLPAYPSAVEAGTPVDLAVVAVPPGAATAVVADAAAAGVHGLVVISAGFAEAGAEGAATQRALVRAAHAAGMRVVGPNCLGVANTDPTVRLNATLAPALPPAGRVGIFSQSGAFGVALLAEADRRGLGLSSFVSAGNRADVSGNDLLQYWQDDPGTDVIMLYLETFGNPRKFARLARRIGRAKPVVALASPARPVGVGDTAGPDEVAVAALFAQSGVIRVDTVPELLDVGVLLANQPLPVGGRVGVVGNSSALTGLAATACVGHGLTVADGHPRDVGPSAGAAEFAAALAETAADEGVDALVVVFAPPLPGQLTDVDADVTAALPAALALGKPTVATFLVGRLPPGVPAYGGVEEAVRALARVHRYAEWLRRPPGVAPELPGIDRAAAQAALRADGTDPGALLAAYGIDVVASVPVDSVGAAVDAATRLGFPVALKAADPGLRHRVDLGAVRLDLPDEPTLRRAYAELAATFGADVLVQPMVPPGVACVVELVEDPAFGPVVGFGLGGVATELLGDRAWRAVPLTDRDAAELVDEPRAAPLLRGHRGAAPVDRAALADLLLRVGQLADEQPRVRSLTLNPVLARPEGISVLHAQVRVGGVVARPDTGPRRL, from the coding sequence GTGACGACCGTGAGCCAACCGGTGGACGTGCTGCTCAGCGACGGCAGCACCGTCCAGTTGCGACCGATCGACCCGTCCGACGCGCCGGGCATCGTGGCGATGCACAGCCGTTTCTCCGAGCGCACCCGCTACCTGCGGTACTTCTCGCCGTACCCGCGCATCCCGGAACGGGATCTGATCCGGTTCGTCACCGTCGACCACCGCGACCGGGAGGCGTTCGTGGTGCTGGCCGGCGACCAGATCGTCGCGGTCGGCCGTTACGAGCGGCTCGGCCCGCAGGCCCCGGAGGCGGAGGTGGCCTTCGTCGTGGAGGACGCCTACCAGGGCCGGGGCATCGGCTCGGTGCTGATGGAGCACCTGGCCGACGCGGCCCGGCGCAACGGGATCATGAGCTTCGTCGCCGAGGTGTTGCCGGCCAACGGGACGATGCTGCGCGTCTTCGCCGACTTCGGCTACCAGGTCCAGCGCGAGTACGCCGACGGTGTGGTGCACCTGAGCTTCCCGATCGCGCCCACCGAGGCCACGCTGGAGGTGCAGCGCGGCCGGGAACACCGCACCGAGGCCCGTTCCATCGCCCGGCTGTTGGCCCCACGTGGCATCGCCGTCTATGGCGCCAGCGCCACCGGTCAGGGCGTCGGCGCCGCGGTGCTCGGGCACCTGCGCGACGGCGGCTTCACCGGCGTGGTGGTGCCGGTGCATCCGAGCGCGTCGACAGTGGCGGGGCTGCCCGCGTACCCCTCCGCGGTTGAGGCCGGGACGCCGGTGGACCTGGCGGTGGTGGCGGTCCCGCCGGGGGCGGCGACCGCTGTGGTCGCCGACGCCGCCGCCGCGGGGGTGCACGGCCTGGTCGTCATCTCGGCCGGCTTCGCCGAGGCCGGCGCCGAGGGCGCGGCCACGCAGCGGGCGCTGGTCCGCGCGGCGCACGCCGCCGGCATGCGGGTGGTCGGCCCGAACTGCCTGGGCGTGGCCAACACCGACCCGACGGTACGCCTCAACGCCACCCTCGCCCCGGCGCTGCCGCCGGCCGGTCGGGTGGGCATCTTCAGCCAGTCCGGCGCGTTCGGGGTGGCGCTGCTCGCCGAGGCGGACCGGCGCGGTCTGGGGCTGTCCAGCTTCGTCTCGGCCGGCAACCGGGCCGACGTCTCCGGCAACGACCTCCTCCAGTACTGGCAGGACGATCCCGGCACCGACGTGATCATGTTGTACCTGGAAACCTTCGGTAACCCGCGTAAGTTCGCCCGGCTGGCCCGGCGGATCGGCCGTGCCAAACCGGTCGTGGCGCTCGCCTCGCCGGCCCGCCCGGTCGGGGTCGGAGACACCGCAGGCCCGGACGAGGTGGCGGTGGCCGCGCTCTTCGCCCAGTCCGGGGTGATCCGGGTGGACACCGTGCCGGAGCTGCTCGACGTGGGTGTGCTGCTGGCCAACCAACCGTTGCCGGTCGGCGGACGGGTCGGTGTGGTCGGCAACTCCTCGGCTCTGACCGGGCTGGCCGCCACCGCCTGCGTCGGGCACGGCCTCACGGTGGCCGACGGTCATCCCCGCGACGTCGGGCCGAGCGCCGGTGCCGCCGAGTTCGCCGCCGCTCTCGCCGAGACGGCCGCCGACGAGGGGGTGGACGCCCTGGTGGTGGTCTTCGCCCCGCCGCTGCCCGGGCAGCTGACCGATGTGGACGCCGACGTGACCGCCGCGCTGCCGGCCGCCCTCGCGCTGGGCAAACCGACAGTGGCGACGTTCCTGGTCGGCCGGCTGCCGCCGGGAGTGCCCGCGTACGGGGGCGTGGAGGAGGCGGTGCGGGCGCTCGCCCGGGTGCACCGGTACGCCGAGTGGCTGCGCCGCCCGCCCGGGGTGGCACCCGAGTTGCCCGGCATCGACCGGGCCGCCGCGCAGGCCGCGCTCCGCGCCGACGGCACCGACCCGGGGGCGCTGCTGGCCGCGTACGGCATCGACGTGGTGGCCTCGGTGCCCGTCGACTCGGTCGGCGCGGCGGTGGACGCGGCGACGCGGCTGGGGTTCCCGGTGGCGCTGAAGGCGGCGGATCCCGGGCTGCGGCACCGGGTCGACCTAGGCGCGGTCCGGCTCGACCTGCCCGACGAGCCGACCCTCCGCCGGGCGTACGCCGAGCTGGCGGCGACCTTCGGCGCGGACGTGCTGGTCCAGCCGATGGTGCCGCCAGGTGTGGCCTGCGTGGTGGAGTTGGTGGAGGACCCGGCGTTCGGGCCGGTGGTCGGCTTCGGCCTCGGCGGGGTCGCCACCGAGCTGCTGGGCGACCGGGCCTGGCGGGCGGTGCCGCTGACCGACCGGGACGCGGCCGAGTTGGTCGACGAGCCCCGGGCGGCGCCGTTGCTGCGGGGGCACCGGGGCGCCGCGCCGGTCGACCGGGCGGCCCTGGCCGACCTGCTGTTGCGGGTCGGTCAGCTCGCCGACGAGCAGCCCCGGGTGCGGTCACTGACCCTCAACCCGGTGCTCGCCCGCCCGGAGGGCATCTCGGTCCTGCACGCCCAGGTGCGCGTCGGCGGTGTGGTTGCCCGCCCGGACACCGGCCCCCGCCGCCTGTGA